CCCGTTCTCGTCGAGCACCTTGAGCCCCAGCGCTTCGGCGTACTTGCGGCCGAGCTGGAAGACGTGGCCGATCTCCATGCCGCGGGCGAGCTCCACCGGGCCGGACCCGTCCGGCGCAGGGTCGCCCGGCTTGACCTCGGCGGACTCGACGACGCCGTCCCACCCGAAGTCGCGGCCGGCGACCAGCCCGAAGACGTGCTTGCCCTCGACGTTCGCGCCGGTGATCCATCCCGAACCGTCCACGACGCGCGGGTCGACGACGTAGCGGATGCCGGTCGACGACTTCTCGCCGAGCACGGGCCCTTCCGGCGACCAGGGACCGATGTAGCCCTTGACCAGCCCGGGGTGCTTCGCGAAGTCCGCGTCGGTGGCGGCCTCGACCTCGGCCGGCGCGAACGCCACCTCGGCCCGCTTCAGGTCGACGCCGCGGTCGCCGGGGAGCCCCACGATGACGAGCTCGCGGGTGCCGTCGAGGTGCGTGAGCGCCAGCACGACGTTCTTCAGCGTGTCCGCCGCCGTCCAGGCGCGGCCGTCGGGACGGGGGTGCTTCTCGTTGGCGAGAGCGACCAGCGATTCGATCGTCGGGGTGCCCGGGGTGTCGAGCACCTCCTGGGGGGTCAGCTTCTCGTAGGAGCGGCTGGGCGGTGCCGTCGTGGTGAACGCCTCGACGTTCGCCGCGTACCCGCCGGGCGATCGCACGAAGGTGTCTTCGCCGACGACCGTCGGGTGCAGGAACTCCTCGGAACGCGAGCCGCCCATCGCGCCGGCGTCCGCCTGCACGATGACGTAGGAGAGACCGAGGCGCGTGAAGATGCGCTCGTATGCGTCGCGCTGCGCCATGTAGCTCGTGTCGAGCCCCGCGTCGGTGTAGTCGAACGAGTACGCGTCCTTCATCGTGAACTCGCGGCCGCGCAGGAGGCCGGCGCGCGGACGTGCCTCGTCGCGGTACTTGTCCTGGATCTGGAAGATCGTGAGGGGCAGGTCCTTGTACGACGAGTAGAGGTCCTTCACCAGCAGGGTGAAGACCTCTTCGTGCGTCGGCGCGAGCAGGTAATCGGCGCCCTTGCGGTCCTGCAGCCGGAAGAGACCGTCGCCGTACTCCTCCCAGCGCCCGGTCGCCTCGTAGGGCTCGCGCGGCAGCAGCGCGGGGAAGTGCACCTCGTGCGCTCCCGCCGCCGCCATCTCCTCGCGGATGATGCGCTCGATCTTCTCCTTCACGCGCAACCCCAGCGGCAGCCACGCGAAGATGCCCGGCGCCTGGCGCCGGATGTACCCGGCGCGGACGAGCAGCCGGTGGCTGGTCACTTCGGCGTCGGACGGGTCTTCACGAAGGGTGCGGAGGAAATAGTTGCTCAGGCGTGTAGGCACCATTCCATGTTAGAGGGCGTGCATCGGCGGGGACGCCGACCGCGCGACGGCCGGAGGCTATGGTGGGCGGCATGCCCGACCGCCGGACTCGCGTCGCCCCCTCCGCCTCCGCTGCTCCCCTGGCCGCCTCCCTCGCAGCCCTCCGCCGCGAGCTCGGTCTCCCCGACGCCTTCCCCGAGGCGGTCGCGAGGGAGGCCGACGCGGTCGCCGCGCACCATCCCCTGCCCGACGATGACCTGACCGACGTCCCCTTCCTCACGATCGATCCCGCGGGCTCCACCGACCTCGATCAGGCTCTGCACCTCTCGCGCAGCGGCGACGGGTTCCGCGTCCGGTACGCGATCGCCGACGTGCCGACGCTGGTCGTTCCGGGCGGCGAGGTGGATGCGGAGGCGCGCCGCCGCGGCCAGACGCTGTACGCGCCCGACGGACGCGTGCCCCTGCATCCGGCCGCGATCGGGGAGGACGCCGGCTCGCTGCTCCCGGATCGGGTGCGGGGCGCCTTCGTCTGGGACATCGTGCTGGACGGTTCCGGCCACGAGACGTCCGTGCACGTGTCGCGCGCCCGCATCCGGTCGCGTCGCCAGTGGAGCTACGACGAGGCGCAGGCCGCGCTGGACGACGGCACCGCGCCCGCGGAACTCGCCCTGCTGCGCGACGTCGGACTCGCCCGCATCGCCTGCGAGCGGGAGCGCGGCGGCGCCAGCCTGAACACACCCGACGAGGAGATCGTGTTCCGCGATGGCGCC
This region of Leifsonia sp. fls2-241-R2A-40a genomic DNA includes:
- a CDS encoding proline--tRNA ligase, which codes for MPTRLSNYFLRTLREDPSDAEVTSHRLLVRAGYIRRQAPGIFAWLPLGLRVKEKIERIIREEMAAAGAHEVHFPALLPREPYEATGRWEEYGDGLFRLQDRKGADYLLAPTHEEVFTLLVKDLYSSYKDLPLTIFQIQDKYRDEARPRAGLLRGREFTMKDAYSFDYTDAGLDTSYMAQRDAYERIFTRLGLSYVIVQADAGAMGGSRSEEFLHPTVVGEDTFVRSPGGYAANVEAFTTTAPPSRSYEKLTPQEVLDTPGTPTIESLVALANEKHPRPDGRAWTAADTLKNVVLALTHLDGTRELVIVGLPGDRGVDLKRAEVAFAPAEVEAATDADFAKHPGLVKGYIGPWSPEGPVLGEKSSTGIRYVVDPRVVDGSGWITGANVEGKHVFGLVAGRDFGWDGVVESAEVKPGDPAPDGSGPVELARGMEIGHVFQLGRKYAEALGLKVLDENGKLVTVTMGSYGIGVTRILAIIAEENNDDRGLVWPESVSPFDVHVVAAGREQAAYDLAEEVVSQLEDARLDVLYDDRPKVSPGVKFGDAELIGVPRVLVIGRGAADGEVELWNRRTGDRRTLPVAEAIAELTA